Within Vigna unguiculata cultivar IT97K-499-35 chromosome 2, ASM411807v1, whole genome shotgun sequence, the genomic segment ATGGCATCTTTCCCTAAACAAGTACCCAACTAAAGGAAAATTTTACAAGAACACCAAAAAAATTTCTGCACACACACCCCAGTGATCAAAATAGCATTAACCTCTCATCAAGACTCTATCTTTGTCGAAAAATTATAGTAGAGAGTACAGGTGCATAATAGAAGCACGCAAGGCAAATGTATTTCCATGGGAAATGGCATGGTTTCAGAGGGTGCATACTGGACATAAGGATCCACCAACTCTTTTAACATTTCTTAACAAATCAGCCAATACATCTAACGtaacaaaatctaaaaaatagaaacaaaattgCAAACATGTCATAGAAGATAGGAATAGAAAATTGTATCACATGTGTTGTGTTTccgattttttatattatttcaaaagcatcagaaaagaaataaaaaatgagtaaTCAACTAATCCAGCACAACTAGCTTCTGATATTCTGACCCAGAAATTGCTGCTTCCATGGCTTCTAGAGGGCTTAGCTCCCCCTCATTATCCAAGAACAATGTGAGTAAATTCTTAGAAAACCCACTAAGCAGTGCCACTCCTTTCTGAGTAGCTGGCACTGGGGTAGCCTTAGAGTCTCTCAGATTCCAAAAAATTATCTGAGGCACCGCATCACCAAACCCTTTCTCTCCAAACTTCCTAGTGATTGCTTGGTAATCAGTCTCCCAAGGGTTCGCTGAGGCTTGATCAAACTCCATGTCACTGAACACAAACAACCTCTTTATCATCTGATCTGGCCTCAGATTCCCTCTCACAGCCACCTCCAACATCTGATCAAACACCTTCTGAAAATCAGTGTTACCCCCCCAATCCATCTTCTTCACAAACTCAGTCTTGGACTTGAGATCATCCCCTTCAATCAAATGAAGTTGAGGGTTAGCAGAAAAAGTCACAACCTTCCCCTTCCAAGGCTCTTCACACAACTCAGACACCAACAACCCCAATGCCACACACACCTCCATGGGCACCCCATACATACTCGCAGACACATCACAAACAGCCAAACAACTCTTCATCTTCCCTTTCTTCATCAAATCATCTACCACCCTCTTCCACTGCAACTCAGCCACATCACCACCACCCTCCTCATCCAATGACTTTATGATCTGATGAGGAAGCAAAGCACCAGCAGCAATAGTACTCTTCCCTGACTTCACATCTTCCAAGTAAGCCTTAAACCTCTCATTATCATGCTTCAAAAACTTctctttataaaatttcatagcCACAGAAGCAACCCTGTTGTAAGGAATCAAATCCCAACGATTGGTCCCTATAAACACCTCAGGCAACTCCAACACCTTCCTCAAAGGCACCAACACCTCCTTCCTCAACCGATCACGAACTCTATACGCATAATGCGCCTCCTCAACCCCCTCGTACTCATTATATTCCTCACGGGGAAAAACCCTCTTCGCAATAGTTTCACACAACAAAGTGTGTCGATCGAAAGACGAGTCCACAGAGGGACACCATTTCGCGGCAAGACTGACTTTCGTCACCGCCCCAGATCTCAAAAACTCGAGATCCTTCCTCAAACACTCAGCAAAATAATCAGAGACACGATCATGAAGGAATCGGAAATCTGGGTCGTTCTTATAACGATCAACGAGTTTCTTCGCCAATGCCACCTTTTTCTCTTCTCTGGCAACATGCGCAATTTCTTTCTCCGAAGACTCGATTTTGTCCTTCGCCGCGTCGACTGTTCCTTCCAAAGCCCCCGTTTCTCTCTTCTGCTTCTTCCCACCCTCAGGTTTTTCCCTCTTGCTCAACCCACGTTTTGTCTTTTTCCACTCTCTTTTCTGAATTTCACGGGCATCGGATCCTTCTAGAAGGAGGTAAAGGATTTCGGGGAGATCCTTGAGGTATCCGAAGTCAGCGAGGGAGGGGATGTTACCAAGTAGGGTTTTGGGGTGGTGGCGGTGGAGCCAGATCGCTGCGCCGTAGAAGTTCCGACGGTCAGACTTGCCGGTGCCGCGGATGCCACGGAGGTTGCAAACGAGTTTTAGGGTGGTAAGGGGGTTGTGGGCCCACGCAAGTTCGAGTCTTTGGAGAAGGATCTCTGGTGGTGTGTCCGGAACCACGTGGAAGAAGAAATCCAGAGATGGGTTCCCCGTAGTGATAAATGTTGGGGACAAATTTTCAGTTAGGGTCATGTTTGGGTTTGATAAGGTGTTGAATTTGGACACCATTTGGTCCATGAAGGGGTCACTTGGAGTGGTGCATGTGACTGCTGGGGCTGGGGGTGTTTGGGTGAGGGTTGCGGTGGGTCCGGCGATGTAGAGTTCAGGTGGACCTATGAGGATCGGGTTGCCCATCGTTTTGTGGTGACGAAGATAATGGATGATGGTGAATTTGGGGTCCTTGTGAATGAGTTGTTGCTAAGAAATCAGACTTGGATGAAAACTTTAGGTTATGATGAGGTTGATTTAGTCAAGGAAGGTGAAATTTTGGATTTTGGGGATGATTTGGAAGAAAGATGTTGGTAGACAAATACAAAGGGAGGGCTTTCTGGGATTTCACGAACAAGATGATGGGGACATGAGTGTATTTATAGCTTGCTCTGTCCTTGGGGATTACGTTAGTCTTTTTTATTCGTTactattcttatatttaaaattataataaattttaatataaattgaaatacacctaataatatttaataaattaatcaaacatctaataaatataaaattatataaatattcaacatataataaattta encodes:
- the LOC114173755 gene encoding uncharacterized protein LOC114173755 codes for the protein MGNPILIGPPELYIAGPTATLTQTPPAPAVTCTTPSDPFMDQMVSKFNTLSNPNMTLTENLSPTFITTGNPSLDFFFHVVPDTPPEILLQRLELAWAHNPLTTLKLVCNLRGIRGTGKSDRRNFYGAAIWLHRHHPKTLLGNIPSLADFGYLKDLPEILYLLLEGSDAREIQKREWKKTKRGLSKREKPEGGKKQKRETGALEGTVDAAKDKIESSEKEIAHVAREEKKVALAKKLVDRYKNDPDFRFLHDRVSDYFAECLRKDLEFLRSGAVTKVSLAAKWCPSVDSSFDRHTLLCETIAKRVFPREEYNEYEGVEEAHYAYRVRDRLRKEVLVPLRKVLELPEVFIGTNRWDLIPYNRVASVAMKFYKEKFLKHDNERFKAYLEDVKSGKSTIAAGALLPHQIIKSLDEEGGGDVAELQWKRVVDDLMKKGKMKSCLAVCDVSASMYGVPMEVCVALGLLVSELCEEPWKGKVVTFSANPQLHLIEGDDLKSKTEFVKKMDWGGNTDFQKVFDQMLEVAVRGNLRPDQMIKRLFVFSDMEFDQASANPWETDYQAITRKFGEKGFGDAVPQIIFWNLRDSKATPVPATQKGVALLSGFSKNLLTLFLDNEGELSPLEAMEAAISGSEYQKLVVLD